TTATCTTTGATTTATTGGAACATTCCAAATATTGAATGTTTAACAGTTGTTTGTGTCACCCCCCCCCCACCCTAATCATTTGAAATGAAACAGACAGCCTCCATCCGACAAAACAGTCTCTTCAGGGCTTCGTCTGAGTTAAGCAGTCTTGGGATATAGGCGTGGACAAAGCAAGTGCATGTCGAAACTAACAGAAAGTTCTATCTAATTGAAACCGTGGATAGACAAACTGTTACTTTGTATTGAGTCCCATCTTATGTGCTTTGTATTGTATTATGAAGATGGCTATTGATCATTAGTAAATTTATGTGTTACGTGCGATACATTTCCCAGGGTTGAGGGCTAACGCCCCTCAGTGATCATCATTCTTTAGGTACAAAAGAATAAAAGTCTTACTGATTTTGATTCCAATTGTCCTTCAAGAATTGATGTTTAGGAAACTCTCTAAGCTTGATTATAGTATAATGTCATGTGATTGAGGAATTTCACCACCACAGTAGGATTCCTGGATGTTGTTTCCAGTAAACTAGCTAGAAAAGGCACTACTAGTCATCAAGTCTTTCaccaaaatgttaaaatagtATGCATTTCATTTTACACCCAAATTTGATTACACCTATTAGATTAAACCcatcaatgattttttttttttttttgagttgaaaatgtcacacttttataaatttcagcaagcagtacaagaaCGGCTTGCCCATAGGGCCGTCAGAAGAAGCCATTACATAGAGCACACTACACTAGCATACCCCTCACCCAAGCATACTACTGAGCACACCCACCTTTTTTTATTAAGCGCAAAATCAAGAGAACACAGTTGCcccaagaataaataaaaataatcaaaaaacaaCATATCCCTTGTCGATCTCTTCCGctcaataaaagaaaattggCTTAACATCCTTTTGTAAAAAAGAATGCAGGCCCAAAactaaatcaaaaattaaacaattaGGAACCAATAAGGCTCAAAACCACCCCCTAGAAAGGCCCAAACCCCAATCTGGGGCCCAGGAACTACAACGTAGGAGAACCCTACGCAACCCCTGCCATGCAGCCAAGCTCAACCCCTGCAACGCCGCCGCCACAGGTCTTGCCTCCGTTGCCAATACCAGTAGCACTTCTGTCTATATAACCGGCAGTAGCAATGCCACCGCAAAACCAGATCCTACCTTGGTCGTCTTCCACAGCAGCACCTCTCCCACCAGTACTCGACACCAGCAAAACCCCACGCAGAACCTAATCCCATCCTTCAGTGTCGAAAGCCGATCGGGACATCAACCCGATGCAATCACTTCCATCATCCACGGGTCGAATATCGAGTCCCTCCCTCGCAGCCATCCTCAACAGAGAGTCCGCATCAATATCATATCGATCCCACCTCATATCGGTCCCAGAACCACCATCACAATAGCAAGCACCGGTGACAAGAAAAATGAGGCAGCAGCCTAGGAGCTAGGAGCCCCGTCGAGTAGTCCCGCCGGCACCACCAAGAATTAGACTAGAGAAAGGCGAAAGGACACCCGTCGTAGTCAAGAACACAAGACCACCACCACCCGAAGATAGCCGCCGTCGAGAAACCTCCCTTACGGGATTCAGAGAAGAGagcatattttttttcaaaatacaCTATAGTTGGTTAGAGTTCCAAACCTACCAATGAATAAGTTAGAGAAAGCTAGTAGACGCatctttatgatttttttttattatacaCCCAACTCTGATGATTCGGTtgattatataaataaattctCATTGAgtgaaatagaaaataaaacatgtttttgtcaaaaatttcTTAATATGCCACAAGCTCTAAACAaatagagaagttttaaatacacacccctaattacttaatacacactccatacttaatacacaactcatttaatttctcattctaataatttactaaatacacaacccgaagtacctaaaatacccttaatctcaaaaatcatgaaatatcctactttttgactatattaaggttactatttagtatattctagtatattgacatttattacttgtgttagttattgagaaatccataaagatttattattgtttcctttaaatagatgcatataaatagattttgtgttatttgagctctcatccaccaaacaccatgttaatcaagtataaaattatgagtcgaacattcaaccaaaactataccAGTAGTTTCTCCATAGTTGCGGAACTAAatagttgtcattagaggggccaaacaaattaacaattacaaagttttttcacctgtgatgttttatattagaaaataaattgattaatcataactcttagaacaaaattaaaatgggagtaaagcgatatgtttaaaaaatatttaatgccattgattttgaaattctaaatattatggtctCTAACCTcatctaattacaatttatttaaggcaaaattaaattagatagtttctaactttattcttgtattaaattgtgaggccatgtatagaaatttgttgtgtttatctaactatttatacataaatagaataatataaggaaaatatgactatttttcttctccttctgatgcatagatgtctgttttggtcatttaacttacctacaaaatctaatttgaaatacaaaataatagggatgtgtattaagtgattaggggtgtgtattcaaaatttctcaaacaAATACACTTGATGAACTAGACCCTTGATTGAGGTTTATATCTGATTTTCTCTATTTAGTGATCTGTTTTTTCTATATAAAAGGTAtgttatatttttcatagaaacaCTTGAATGGAAAGCAAACATAAGTTAATAACATATTATACAGTTGTTCTATTTGTAAGGTATGTACTAAAAAGGTAACCGATCATtagaatactttttttttcctagataATTTGATTTTAGGTATGTATCTAACATATAGGAGGCTTAGTCATTACAGTCTAAATGTTAATAGGTTTTGTATAACATCTCTGTATTAGaatttattattatattttgtatCATACCTCTTTGTTAGGTTTTCTATTATATTATACCTACGATTGTATATACAAAAATGTTACACCTATGATTGTAGTATATATCATTGCATGTCGATCTCCATTAAGCTTGAACATTTCTATTATTTAGGCCCTACCTACGTATACATATTTAATAGGTATATTAGACATGTATTATTTGAGGGAATGTAAAAGGGCAAATTAGATATacatgaaaataaggaaaaatattGATTATAGGCATACAGTCTACATGGaaggttttctttttattttttgatgaaTCACTCTATATAGAAGATTTATAAATGTGATTTGGGtgtaaattaaaagaaaagtatGTATGAGTTTTTTCTAATAGAAGGTTGAATTTTAaaatatctaattttctctatttttaaaCACTTGCAAAATCAGTGATATCAGATCTTCAATCAGTACAATGTCCAAAAAAATGCCCAAAAGAATTGCCAACCCTGCAAAGTCGTCGATGTATTGCCGGAAGTAGAACACCAAGAAGTTTCATACTGATGTACCGATGTGCCAATTAAATCCCAAAACCCATGTGTGAGTATCCATACTCACCTAGGTAAGTGACTTGTACTTTATAATCGCAACCATAAGAACCCTCTTGGAGGTTAAAGGTAGCAGAGAGAAAAGAGCCAGGAAATCACCACAAATGGTACAAAATATCACCACAAGGGTGAGAAAGGATATGGAAAAGCTTGAGGAAGGTGATGAGGAATAGAGATGGAAGGAAAATGGACAAAGCTCAAACAAGAAAGGCCTCCCCCAACTCTCAAGCCCTCGATCTATATCCGGATGGATCAAGATCTGGGCAAGAGAGCAGGGAGAGGAGGATCGATTTTcagatctgttttctctctctaggttttagagagagaagctctcaTTCTTGCTGTCATCAAGAAAAGCTATCCACAATTAAAGATATGACgcttgatgcatgcaattaattttttatttttttcgatCAAACAATTGATATGCATGCAATCAATGAAATTGACATGAGGTGATGTCAAAATGATTTGGTCAAAATTTGCTGATATTGctttttgatcaaatatacTCTTATACTCTCCAATATGATCAATCATAGTCCTTAGTAAACTAATTCATCAATTCTTTTCATAAATTGGTGATGATGCAAGTCCATCAGAGTCAATTTTTAGGTTTGATCATGTAATTGGTGTGTTTCTTGTATAACTGAAGATTGAAAAAAACTAATTTGGGTGGGCAATATTATAGGAAAAAAATTGATAGATTAGATAAGAATTGGCTATAACGAAGCAAATTGAAGAGTACATGGACACatgtgattaaattagaagttcaaAGGCACAAATCATTTTAGGTGTAAAGTTGAGGATATAATCAAATATAGATCAAGAGGTGCCTAAGATTTCcagcaaacaaataaaaaataaaataaaaaagagaatatTGGGGCTGTGGCAAGGGAttcatataattatatgttatgtTCACACTCTATTGCTTTTAATTTGCTTTTAGATATAAGATATATTGAGATGGATATAAAGGATAATCTCAGTCTCTCAGGGAGGTGCAACCCAgtgcaattttttatttttattttgtgtatgTGGAATTTATAAGAAGGCTAAAATAGGATTTTGAATTATTCAAAAATGAatggaggtccaaatgccaatataagatgtatgaatagaaacaCTCTTAGCTTAAACATACATAGATTAGATCCGATCATTTGACGGTactcatgctcacttattcaaaaaagcctataaactatgtaaCAATGACAAGTAAATAGGCAAGTTCaaatgaaaaacaaactaaattttctccttgcccttaacacTAGGGCTCAGAGGTTTACCAGGACAAATAACACTTGGCACATCTTCAGCAGTCACCTTCGTTGTCTTAGAGGGATTCTTGTTCTTTGATCCTAGAGGTcgtcccttcttcttcttggttcGCATTGAGCTTGCCTTTGGAATCAGAATGCCTTCAAGAGCTTCGACCAAGCCAAGAGATTTAGCAGAAAATTTAGTATGAAACTCCGGGACTTTCAGCTTCTTAGGGAGCTCAGAGTTGCACTTTGATGCTTTATCTCGCAAAAACTTGAGTTTCTTTGGGGAAGAGAAAGGGGAAGCTGGCCTGCTGTGTTTCAAGTTAAACGACATCCCTTCAAAAGGAACTAGTGCCAGAGCATCCACACTAGTGCCTTCAGTACAAGCATCTGCATTTCGAGTCTCCAAATCTGTTTGCCGAATAATAATTGGTTTTCGAGGCTTATTGCCATCAAAGGATCTAAATAGATTACGTGCTACAGGAGGTAGTATTGGGGTTTGTATACCCTGAAATTTAAAAGCGCCATTGACAAACCTGTTATCAGCAAAGCCCAGGAAAGGTTTCGGCAAAATGCTCCTCCTCCCTAGAAGACTTGTTCGGTGAAACCATCTGACAAACTCCCTTGTCATGGTAAATTAGATTGCATCTCATTTACTAATCAAGTTTTCGAAGAAAAAATCAATCTCGGCCACAACTCCAGCAacaagttttagggttttttttttttttttttttcctggaagAAGGGTTTGGAGATTTCATGTGTAACATGAACCCTAATTTTTCCCGAAGTGTCGAAAAGTTTCTGGTCAATCTCCTGATACTTCCTAGCAATAGAGGTGACATTCATGATCATCTGCAACTCTTCCAGCGCCAGTGGAATATTGTTGATTCTCACCCAAAAGTATAGGGTTTCAAGCGGTACAGATTGAGGAGCAATAAAACCATCATAGTATTGGATGACCACTGGAGCTTTGTTGAAATACCAAGGTCCCCCTCTGAGTACCTTGTTTTGACCTTACGATGATCAAAAGCGAACACATACCGGTTTGGAGGCCGATCTTGTACCTTGAACGATCCATCTAATACCCAGATGCGTCGAAAGTGACGCTGTAGATCCATGCTACTACATGCTTTCCTTGTCAATGGACGAGACAGTAAGAAAGCTCGAGACCCTCCCTTGGTGGTTCCACTCCCCATGTGGGAGATATCAACAACACCTCCCCCAACAAGAGCAAGAGAGGCAGCAAACATGGCCGTGACATCTTCAATGGAGGTCTTTTTCCCGGAGGAGGAGGTCCCATGAGTAAGCAACAATAGGGTTTTGGTATTAGAGCGCGGCAGCAGGCAACACTAGGGTTTTCTCTTATAATTATTGTTATTTTCTCGTGTTAgagaaataagaatatataattattggtataccacaaactctttatctactcAAATATGGTAGAGGGaagatatgtaatggtcatttctGGCCTGAGTTATTAATAGATCGACatgatatttttcaaaaaaaaaaaaaaaaactcttagctCAAACATAAATAAgaggataaaaaataaaataaaaataaaactaaaactaaaactaaaactaaagAAGACACAAATACCAgtagaatacatgtattttgtagaATCGCCAGATATTATTTCGGGacctctagatgcttattgtaataaggggtttaggctcaatgtccccccccctatattcggcagtttcattaattaaggctttAGGGTAGCTGCACCAGCCCTTCTTTCAAATACCAGTAGAATAACATAATTAACTAATTTTGAAGAATTTATTCCAACATAGTTGGAAGTTAATgccaaaatttaaaatttgaaaaatgaacCCAGGAAATGAGGCTTTGCCTAATAAAACAACTGGTACAAAGTTCTTTAAGGAAAACAAGGACTGGGTCATCTTCCAAGTTAtttctaaaaacaaaaattttaccACAACTTAAGGTCTTATCTCCATGTGTGACTAGTGGTTTTGGAGCCGTAAACAAAAACTTTACCAACTCTATTTAAACATTTGTGATCTTTAGAGAAACTGTGGTAAGGTTCATATCGAAGTGGATATCCGTGGAACAAAGGAACTTTTCGATATTCAAAGATTTGTAATCTTTGAATATCAAAAAGTTTCCAATATCCATCGTGATCTTGCctcaaatttgacttttttttccttcttataACTACTGAAACTTGATCTTATGGCTATGCTTTGTCGtttacaaaaaaataattatattatagctatcatcaatctttttttctttcatctcATGTATTGCTCTGTTTTAGCAACGACCAATATCAACAACAATAATGGTGGCTTCAGCGCCCATCTTATCAGAAAGAACTCCCCAAATTCGCCATTgtacaaacacaaaaacaacaaagttCATCGACGGTTGATGGGTCCAAACACACCAGGATCACGAATGAAAATCGATCCGGGTAGTGGCGAACATATTATGAAGTTCTCAATGGGAACCCCACCCTTTGATATTTATGCAATTGCTGATACAGGTAGTGATCTACTATGGACACAATGCCAACCATGTAAAGCTTGCTACAAGACCAACTTTGGCGTTTTTGACCCGAGAAAATCCTCAACTTATAGGAACATTACTTGTCGTGCAAGCGACTGTAGACTCGTCGCCCTTTCCAGACCATTAGACTATCAACCAAACTTTTGTAGAGAAAATCCTAAAGGACCTTGCTTGTACAGGTATGCGTATATGGACACGTCATCCTCGACGGGTGCATTGGCTAAAGAAACAGTTACCTTGACATCCACTACTGGTAAAGTCGTAACCCTAAAAGATATTATCTTTGGGTGTGGGAATGAGAACAATTCAACTATAACTGGAACTGAAATGGGTGTTATTGGGCTTGGACGTGGGCCCTTGTCATTTGTTTCTCAAATTGCTCCCTATGTTGGAGGAAAAAGATTCTCACATTGCTTGGTGCCAGATCCCAACATTGAAAGCAAGATCTATTTTGGGAATGGGAGTGAAGTGTTGGGTGAAGGTGTGCTGACAGTACCTTTGTTCGATGAACAACCAGGCGGGAGTAACTATTATGTGACAGTACCAGGAATTACCATCGGAAATGACTTTGTTCCT
Above is a genomic segment from Rosa chinensis cultivar Old Blush chromosome 3, RchiOBHm-V2, whole genome shotgun sequence containing:
- the LOC112191502 gene encoding aspartic proteinase CDR1, with product MAMLCRLQKNNYIIAIINLFFFHLMYCSVLATTNINNNNGGFSAHLIRKNSPNSPLYKHKNNKVHRRLMGPNTPGSRMKIDPGSGEHIMKFSMGTPPFDIYAIADTGSDLLWTQCQPCKACYKTNFGVFDPRKSSTYRNITCRASDCRLVALSRPLDYQPNFCRENPKGPCLYRYAYMDTSSSTGALAKETVTLTSTTGKVVTLKDIIFGCGNENNSTITGTEMGVIGLGRGPLSFVSQIAPYVGGKRFSHCLVPDPNIESKIYFGNGSEVLGEGVLTVPLFDEQPGGSNYYVTVPGITIGNDFVPFNSTGTLLTKGNMLVDSGTPMTYLPQEFFDRVVAQLKKTVELESFISPEDSTLCFNSTTVPKFPTVALHFEGGGELPLNETQLFQRNEETKAFCFMMVNTTTEDYGTFGGSLQIDFLIGFDLDTKVVSFKPTNCANFNKS